From the genome of Lotus japonicus ecotype B-129 chromosome 6, LjGifu_v1.2, one region includes:
- the LOC130727020 gene encoding protein PLASTID TRANSCRIPTIONALLY ACTIVE 14-like, translated as MQAYEIDFKEGPDGFGVYASKDVEPLRRPRVIMEIPLELMLTISKMLLWMLFPDIIPIGHPIFDIINSTNRKEELLELQDPNLASTNLILNYLFYSSKFDPLKHQSYYEGLLLSSF; from the exons ATGCAAGCTTACGAAATTGATTTTAAGGAAGGGCCAGATGGTTTTGGTGTGTATGCTTCCAAAGATGTAGAACCTCTTCGCCGGCCAAGG GTTATAATGGAAATTCCTCTTGAATTGATGCTAACCATAAGCAAGATGCTACTGTGGATGCTTTTCCCTGATATAATTCCCATTGGTCATCCAATATTTGATATTATCAACTCGACAAATCGAAAG GAGGAACTTTTGGAGCTGCAGGATCCTAATCTTGCTTCTACAAATTTGATCCTCAATTACTTGTTTTACAGCTCTAAGTTTGATCCATTGAAGCACCAGAGTTACTATGAAGGCTTGTTGCTCTCGTCTTTTTAG